One part of the Anopheles coustani chromosome 2, idAnoCousDA_361_x.2, whole genome shotgun sequence genome encodes these proteins:
- the LOC131263185 gene encoding zinc finger protein weckle-like: protein MRASWKNWCRVCASEAAALKLEAVDVINTIILPTLHVSISDISKDALSICEECCKFVNKLERFKERCEETDRLFIYLSNFNSIEMSTRELKTIRRRYLGLFDLGDGAESNEEEIESDAQHLTTAIEGVMLNEGNTKANNPDYPEEDTFVEFKVEQLETSTINIAPERTASDTEQWEPNEIEYEEDRSADNSDPPSRDEKLEEVEAIATESTAEDQTSGDDLDKNSSKSSDTLSTVRRKEKRKLTEFQCGICLKKFSSRDLLKKHEDSHFPKHNFYFPDNEFTCPICDKKFRRAINVKAHVRLVHDGIKPFICEECGRAFGSKGALKEHYVVHSDDRPFKCPHCPMTFKNQSRLKTHEDVHNETHYICPYCGLQLKTKRTLNMHMLVHSDQKNHRCQYCGKEYKRSKALKTHLILHTGLRPYQCPFCDRTFTNGSNCRSHKKKFHPLELAALEAGGGQKPASNIPKLENLQPKSQNNTEEPELKVEVVELAPIVETNNAKEGTTILNTSLRLKSKKRARYVIALTNMPTS from the exons ATGCGCGCCAGCTGGAAAAACTGGTGCCGTGTTTGCGCGAGTGAAGCAGCCGCATTGAAGCTTGAAGCGGTGGACGTTATAAATACCATCATTTTACCTACATTACACGTTTCG ATAAGTGATATAAGCAAGGATGCATTATCAATATGTGAAGAATGTTGCAAGTTCGTTAACAAATTGGAACGGTTCAAGGAACGATGTGAAGAAACAGACCGCTTGTTTATATACCTATCCAACTTCAACAGCATCGAGATGAGCACACGGGAGCTTAAAACAATTCGTAGACGATATCTGGGGTTATTTGATTTAGGCGATGGGGCGGAATCTAATGAAGAAGAGATTGAGTCTGACGCTCAACATCTGACAACTGCTATCGAAGGGGTCATGCTCAACGAAG GAAACACGAAAGCAAACAATCCTGATTATCCGGAGGAGGACACCTTCGTAGAATTTAAGGTGGAACAGCTAGAAACATCCACCATTAACATCGCTCCGGAGCGTACTGCTTCCGATACGGAGCAGTGGGAACCGAACGAGATCGAATATGAGGAGGATCGTTCGGCCGATAACAGTGACCCACCATCCCGTGATGAGAAATTGGAAGAAGTGGAAGCCATCGCAACGGAATCAACAGCAGAAGATCAAACATCTGGCGATGACCTTGACAAAAACTCCTCTAAATCTTCAGATACCTTGTCGACAGTGCGAagaaaagagaagagaaaactgACCGAATTTCAATGTgggatttgtttgaaaaagttcaGCTCACGCGACTTATTGAAGAAACACGAAGATTCGCATTTTccgaaacataatttttattttccagataatGAATTTACGTGTCCTATTTGTGATAAAAA GTTTCGACGAGCTATTAACGTAAAGGCCCATGTACGACTGGTCCATGATGGCATTAAACCGTTCATTTGTGAAGAATGCGGCAGGGCTTTCGGTTCGAAGGGCGCTTTAAAAGAACATTACGTAGTGCACTCTGACGATCGACCATTTAAATGTCCCCATTGCCCGATGACATTCAAAAATCAGTCTCGGTTAAAG ACTCACGAGGATGTCCACAATGAAACCCATTACATCTGTCCATATTGCGGGCTACAGCTGAAAACGAAACGTACTCTCAATATGCATATGCTCGTGCACTCGGACCAGAAGAACCACAGATGCCAGTACTGCGGGAAAGAGTACAAGCGATCGAAGGCCCTGAAAACTCACCTGATATTGCACACCGGGCTGCGGCCGTATCAGTGCCCGTTCTGTGACCGGACGTTCACGAACGGATCAAACTGTCGTAGTCATAAGAAAAAGTTTCATCCTCTCGAGCTGGCCGCTCTGGAAGCGGGGGGTGGTCAAAAGCCTGCCTCGAATATTCCCAAATTAGAAAATCTTCAGCCAAA GTCACAAAACAACACGGAAGAACCTGAGCTTAAAGTGGAAGTGGTTGAACTAGCACCCATCGTGGAAACCAATAATGCGAAAGAGGGTACTACTATTCTGAATACAAGCTTAAGACTTAAGTCAAAGAAAAGAGCGAGGTATGTTATAGCTTTGACGAACATGCCAACTAGTtga
- the LOC131265939 gene encoding uncharacterized protein LOC131265939, with translation MLTTKAKMKLLRSSIVECSSGHLVAVLFTVLLPLVRAQDYDVTDIQCSFASQGSNLGDIITAKLKKPIGFKGAPLFADDRGVNPEADFACSIKQDRKDVSELAYDLKITDFSRCGVLKRNGFVHVRIWFPQFPSVVMQSDQELIIMCKPPEPTVIQNKAAGFAGSFPHGARVSGVVEETPGRLEYEVALYKEAPPIARISGNLAGHKNHSASSLPAVTNNEVPVDQAVPIGTKLQLRARISSQSVWKYVKLMEVTVSPDPDDPHAHGSVSLVRDGCRNRDFASIIPHQPARYRDKPNEVFLDFEAFLLSSMKERSTLWIHSQIKACMDAMDCQPDFCLDMYEPSKRLGRRRRDAQSRNRTEYTKFKENIEYTVIMPGEYDDALRYQQSPEQCKNFVVISGLLAALLALSTVITCGLASRMQGTGKKTIDELNAKGYSGRAIVQ, from the exons ATGCTGACAACGAAAGCGAAGATGAAGCTGTTGAGGTCAAGTATCGTCGAGTGCAGCAGTGGACATTTAGTGGCGGTACTTTTTACAGTG CTATTACCGTTGGTTCGGGCACAGGATTACGATG TGACGGACATTCAGTGCTCGTTCGCCTCGCAAGGCTCTAACCTGGGCGACATCATTACGGCGAAGCTGAAGAAACCGATCGGCTTCAAGGGGGCACCGCTGTTCGCGGACGATCGGGGCGTCAATCCGGAAGCGGACTTTGCTTGCTCCATCAAGCAAGATCGTAAAGACGTGAGCGAGCTGGCGTACGATTTGAAGATTACCGATTTCTCACGGTGCGGCGTGCTAAAGCGAAAT GGTTTCGTACACGTCCGGATCTGGTTCCCGCAATTCCCATCGGTCGTCATGCAATCCGATCAGGAACTGATCATCATGTGCAAGCCGCCGGAGCCGACCGTTATCCAGAACAAGGCGGCTGGATTCGCGGGAAGTTT TCCACATGGGGCACGTGTTTCCGGAGTGGTGGAGGAAACTCCTGGACGGCTCGAGTATGAGGTAGCGCTGTACAAGGAAGCACCACCGATCGCGCGGATCAGCGGCAATTTGGCGGGTCACAAAAATCATTCGGCATCCTCACTTCCGGCCGTCACCAACAATGAAGTTCCGGTCGATCAGGCCGTCCCGATCGGCACCAAGTTGCAGTTGAGGGCCCGCATCAGCTCGCAGAGCGTGTGGAAGTACGTGAAGCTGATGGAGGTGACGGTTTCGCCCGATCCGGACGATCCGCATGCGCACGGATCGGTGTCGCTGGTGCGCGATGGTTGCCGGAATCGGGACTTTGCCTCGATCATTCCTCACCAGCCGGCCCGCTACCGTGACAAACcgaacgaggtgttcctggACTTTGAGGCGTTCCTGCTGAGCTCGATGAAGGAGCGTAGTACGCTTTGGATCCATTCCCAGATCAAGGCATGCATGGACGCGATGGATTGTCAGCCCGACTTTTGCCTCGACATGTACGAACCATCGAAAA GACTCGGTAGAAGGCGACGTGATGCGCAAAGTCGGAATCGTACTGAATACACCAAGTTCAAGGAAAACATTGAGTACACCGTCATTATGCCGGGAGAGTACGACGATGCTTTACGCTACCAGCAGAGTCCGGAACAGTGCAAAAACTTTGTGGTCATCTCGGGCCTTTTGGCAGCATTGTTGGCGCTCTCGACAGTGATA ACTTGCGGCTTGGCGTCACGGATGCAGGGTACAGGCAAGAAGACCATCGACGAACTGAACGCCAAGGGATACTCTGGGCGAGCGATTGTGCAGTAA